A genome region from Trichoderma asperellum chromosome 7, complete sequence includes the following:
- a CDS encoding putative secondary metabolism biosynthetic enzyme (antiSMASH:Cluster_7.3~SMCOG1019:aminotransferase), translated as MDVWSIINAAAATTPNQPVVNMGQGFFGYNPPQFLIDAAKSAVERLDCNQYAPPKGRPRLREAISNAYSPFWGRKLCPETEITVTTGANEGFLSCCMAFLQEGDEVLLLEPFFDQYISNIEMAGAKVVSVPLQPPKSGMTKTHSAGEWTLDIAAFRDAVTPRTRMLVLNTPHNPLGKIFTPKELKLIADVCVQNNILIISDEVYDRLFYVPFTRIATLSPEVEKITLTLSSAGKNFYATGWRVGWVMGPAELVQYVTKAHARICYCSPSPLQEAFAIGFEQAEENGFWDECISDMKGKMDLFNDIWRELDMPYSEPEGGYFVVVNMSKVTLPENYPFPPHVQERPRDFKLAWFLIQELGVAAIPPSEFYSPANQHIGEQWMRFAVCKPDSVLEAAKERLRGLKAYIN; from the exons ATGGATGTGTG GTCCATtatcaatgctgctgccgcaacTACACCTAATCAGCCTGTGGTAAACATGGGACAAGGCTTTTTTGGCTACAATCCTCCTCAGTTTCTCATAGACGCGGCCAAGAGCGCGGTAGAACGCCTCGACTGCAACCAGTATGCTCCTCCAAAAGGCCGTCCTCGTTTGCGAGAGGCCATTTCCAACGCATACTCTCCTTTCTGGGGCCGCAAGCTGTGCCCTGAGACAGAAATTACAGTTACTACCGGCGCCAATGAAGGGTTCCTGAGCTGTTGCATGGCGTTCCTCCAAGAGGGCGATGAAGTCCTACTACTAGAACCATTCTTCGATCA ATACATCAGCAATATTGAGATGGCTGGCGCCAAGGTTGTTTCTGTGCCATTACAACCGCCAAAGTCTGGCATGACAAAAACCCATTCCGCTGGCGAATGGACCCTTGATATCGCCGCTTTCCGGGATGCTGTCACTCCTAGAACGAGAATGCTCGTATTAAATACACCCC ACAACCCCCTGGGAAAGATCTTCACCCCCAAGGAGCTCAAATTAATTGCAGACGTCTGCGTTCAGAACAACATTCTCATCATCTCAGATGAGGTTTACGACCGACTATTCTATGTTCCGTTTACTCGCATTGCGACTCTATCACCGGAGGTTGAGAAAATCACACTAACCCTCAGTTCCGCGGGAAAGAACTTTTACGCCACCGGCTGGCGAGTCG GCTGGGTTATGGGACCCGCGGAGCTCGTACAATATGTCACAAAAGCACATGCGCGAATCTGCTACTGCTCTCCGTCACCACTCCAGGAAGCATTTGCGATTG GATTCGAGCAGGCTGAGGAGAACGGCTTCTGGGACGAATGCATCTCTGACATGAAGGGCAAGATGGATCTGTTTAACGACATCTGGCGTGAGCTTGACATGCCGTACTCAGAACCCGAAGGAGGCTACTTCGTAGTGGTCAACATGAGCAAAGTGACGCTGCCAGAGAACTACCCGTTCCCACCCCATGTCCAGGAGCGTCCACGAGACTTCAAGTTGGCATGGTTCCTGATCCAGGAACTTGGTGTGGCGGCAATTCCGCCAAGCGAGTTCTATTCACCAGCTAATCAACACATTGGAGAGCAGTGGATGCGGTTTGCCGTATGCAAGCCAGATTCTGTgctcgaggctgccaaggagagACTGCGAGGATTAAAAGCGTACATAAACTAG
- a CDS encoding uncharacterized protein (EggNog:ENOG41~antiSMASH:Cluster_7.3~TransMembrane:11 (o78-97i109-126o138-159i171-190o202-222i270-294o306-326i335-353o365-382i394-414o426-447i)~SMCOG1106:major facilitator transporter) yields the protein MEKTDETVVEGVIDRSTESDPSIEIATDADRALLRKIDWRLMPVLCITYALQYWDKGLLGQAAVFGLRTDLGLTKGKSFSWVSVVFYFGHIAGMYPASLLAQRFRPKRACSVLSVLWSIIMLTTPACKTYSGILANRFFLGVVEAGVNPIFMLVVGMWYTKQEQVLRSSIWFSFSGGSLLISPVINFGLAHIQSSRLHPWQIMYLFAGGLSFFWGIALLFIFPDTPEHAKGFTESERERVIERTRLNNAGTTNTKVKLYQITEALFEFQFWAIIVLSLLSCTGAAVVTQFASIVFNGMGFDAYTSLLLNLPTGAMAFICVLGSGYLGRNWNNGRFYIISLSCLPVILGCSLIWKVDNRGAKIFGFYFLNFFSAAWVQCIGLGTSNAGGYTKKSVYAAGTFIGYSLGNVMGSLLFDQKFAPKFSQSFTGIMVCFAVCFFLAQAVRFMLDRENKNRTKLYGPPTFDKALEDLSDKENTSFRYAL from the exons ATGGAGAAAACAGACGAAACAGTAGTTGAGGGCGTGATAGACAGGTCTACGGAAAGCGACCCATCTATTGAAATTGCAACAGATGCAGATCGGGCGCTGCTGCGAAAGATTGACTGGCGCTTGATGCCAGTG TTGTGTATCACATATGCCCTTCAG TACTGGGATAAAGGCTTGCTTGGACAAGCAGCTGTGTTTGGTCTGCGAACAGACCTAGGCTTGACAAAAGGAAAATCATTCTCTTGGGTCTCTGTGGTATTTTACTTTGGCCACATAGCTGGCATGTATCCTGCTTCGCTACTTGCCCAACGGTTCCGCCCAAAGCGTGCTTGCTCTGTCCTATCAGTTCTGTGGTCAATCATCATGCTCACAACTCCCGCCTGCAAAACCTACTCTGGCATTCTAGCGAATCGATTCTTCCTCGGCGTCGTTGAAGCCGGCGTCAACCCGATATTTATGCTCGTTGTCGGCATGTGGTATACGAAACAGGAGCAAGTCTTGCGATCTAGCATTTGGTTTTCATTCAGCGGCGGCTCGTTATTAATTTCCCCGGTAATCAACTTTGGGTTGGCTCATATCCAGAGCAGCCGCCTGCACCCGTGGCAGATCATGTATTTATTTGCAGGCggactttctttcttttggggCATTGCACTGCTCTTTATATTCCCCGATACTCCAGAGCACGCCAAGGGCTTTACAGAaagcgagagagagcgcGTGATTGAGCGCACACGTCTTAATAACGCAGGCACCACGAACACAAAGGTGAAGCTCTACCAGATTACGGAGGCACTCTTTGAGTTCCAGTTCTGGGCTATTATCGTTTTGTCTTTATTGAGTTGCACCGGCGCAGCTGTTGTCACTCAGTTTGCGTCCATCGTGTTCAACGGCATGGGATTTGATGCTTACACTTCTCTCTTACTCAATCTTCCAACTGGCGCTATGGCTTTTATCTGTGTCCTGGGCTCAGGATATCTTGGAAGAAACTGGAACAACGGTCGGTTCTATATTATCTCACTTTCTTGCCTGCCGGTCATTCTTGGGTGCTCGTTAAT TTGGAAAGTCGACAATCGAGGCGCAAAGATCTTTGGCTTTTACTTTCTTAATTTCTTTTCAGCAGCTTGGGTCCAATGTATTGGCCTGGGGACGTCGAACGCGGGCGGTTATACCAAGAAATCCGTATATGCCGCCGGAACTTTTATCGGCTATTCATTGGGCAATGTTATGGGCTCTTTACTCTTCGATCA GAAATTTGCCCCCAAATTTAGTCAAAGCTTTACAGGTATCATGGTTTGCTTTGCtgtttgtttcttccttGCTCAAGCGGTTCGCTTTATGCTGGATAGAGAAAACAAGAATCGAACAAAACTCTATGGGCCGCCTACCTTTGACAAGGCTCTCGAAGACCTATCTGACAAAGAGAATACTTCATTCAGATATGCTTTATAA
- a CDS encoding uncharacterized protein (SECRETED:SignalP(1-29)~EggNog:ENOG41~antiSMASH:Cluster_7.3) yields the protein MRLLRLELARLSFLLIAFFVASSYQTCTSDEDCSLNGVCGRNGVCKCDPAWTGDDCGALDIRPAKRAGGYNLTAEGTSSWCSKIVKDPWEKDLYHLFASEFTHSCGLDYWAPYSRIIRAESRTGPAGPYSFAAEVMGTFAHNPNVVYSPADREWLLYYIGCPTNVSDTCQSQSVTCGPGNNNNGESGISVLSSRDLRHWEFKGQVMQGDNTTDWDADVTNPAPFPLYSNSCSRTGAYANGQHCPGHTDAMLLVYRGCPFNCGGAEQINVAISETGYEGPYTKIEPDPIFDEGNEDPFVWRDKRGNFHMLLHSLEADGAFGSGPKVGRHAWAKNYTGPWTFGSQTLAFSTEVEYDDGTTINFYRRERPELYFSDDGLMTPLLLNTGVQPQNSPQSYSIIVPLGDAGVKAQGK from the coding sequence ATGAGACTCCTTCGGCTGGAGTTAGCCCGgctctcatttcttttgATTGCCTTCTTCGTTGCTTCTTCATATCAGACATGCACGTCCGACGAAGATTGTAGCCTCAACGGTGTTTGCGGCCGCAACGGCGTCTGCAAGTGTGATCCGGCTTGGACTGGCGATGATTGCGGCGCCCTTGACATTCGTCCCGCCAAAAGGGCGGGCGGTTACAATCTGACTGCAGAGGGCACATCATCATGGTGTTCCAAGATTGTCAAGGATCCCTGGGAGAAAGATCTTTATCATCTCTTTGCTTCTGAGTTTACACACAGCTGTGGTCTTGACTACTGGGCTCCCTACAGCCGCATCATCCGTGCTGAATCTCGCACTGGTCCTGCTGGTCCTTACAGCTTTGCGGCTGAGGTCATGGGAACTTTCGCCCATAACCCGAACGTCGTGTATAGCCCGGCTGATAGAGAGTGGCTCCTGTATTACATTGGATGCCCCACGAACGTATCGGACACATGCCAGTCTCAGAGCGTCACTTGCGGGCCgggaaacaacaacaatggagAGAGTGGTATATCCgtgctcagcagcagagatCTTCGACACTGGGAGTTCAAGGGACAGGTGATGCAGGGCGACAATACAACCGATTGGGATGCCGATGTCACGAACCCTGCTCCATTCCCCCTGTACTCCAACTCGTGCTCGAGAACAGGGGCATACGCAAATGGCCAACACTGCCCTGGCCACACTGACGCTATGCTCTTGGTCTACCGAGGTTGTCCATTCAACTGTGGTGGTGCAGAGCAAATCAATGTCGCCATCTCAGAGACTGGCTACGAAGGTCCTTACACAAAGATTGAGCCAGATCCCATCTTTGACGAAGGCAACGAAGATCCATTCGTCTGGCGCGACAAACGAGGCAACTTTCACATGCTTCTGCATTCTCTTGAGGCAGATGGCGCTTTTGGCTCGGGACCAAAGGTTGGTCGACATGCCTGGGCTAAGAACTATACTGGGCCCTGGACGTTTGGCAGCCAGACGCTGGCATTCAGCACCGAGGTAGAATATGATGATGGGACAACTATCAACTTTTACCGCAGAGAGAGACCAGAGCTATACTTTTCGGACGATGGGCTGATGACGCCGCTGTTGCTCAATACTGGTGTGCAGCCTCAGAATAGCCCTCAGAGCTACAGCATTATTGTACCTCTGGGAGATGCTGGAGTGAAGGCCCAGggtaaataa
- a CDS encoding uncharacterized protein (EggNog:ENOG41), with protein sequence MAPIRVGIIGLGAIEPGLVAAGAWAASALLPSFLSSPHYELVAVCNSTVASARRSIEFHKLGSTVKAYGNPEDIANDPNVDLVAVSINVGKHYAVAKPALLAKKQVFVEWPLGANTAEAEELTKLAKDANLKTIIGTQFLADPAFAKVKELVDSGAIGKITSTEAQLSPNYGPPDVWGFDATYYLDLKSGGNEFHIAMAHFLAGFLHVLGDFATVKASFLTQYPTVKLLDQRTGQIVDPAYPRKAPDHMFVQGVLNNGAIASVNYRRNPQLVGKPTRWVITGTEGEIEFTVDGPMLQMGSHPREIRIKTAKEENGARVVAWGEGTPAHVEGVAFPGQNTAYLFEDFAVSKEGAPDFEDALRLHKLLDRILKDANPKYD encoded by the exons ATGGCCCCTATCCGAGTTGGTATCATTGGTCTTGGTGCCATAGAACCTGgacttgttgctgctggagcttgggccgcttctgctcttctaccatcctttctctcctcGCCTCACTATGAGCTCGTTGCCGTGTGCAACTCTACCGTGGCATCTGCTCGTCGATCCATCGAGTTTCACAAGCTGGGCTCGACAGTCAAGGCTTACGGCAACCCAGAGGACATTGCCAACGATCCCAACGTTGACCTGGTGGCTGTGTCTATCAACGTTGGAAAGCACTACGCTGTAGCCAAACCCGCCCTCTTAGCCAAGAAGCAAGTCTTTGTAGAATGGCCTCTTGGAGCAAAcacggcagaggcagaagaacTGACAAAGCTGGCCAAAGACGCCAATTTGAAGACGATTATTGGCACGCAGTTCCTTGCTGATCCCGCCTTTGCCAAAGTCAAGGAGTTGGTCGACAGCGGTGCCATTGGCAAGATTACGAGCACAGAGGCTCAGCTTTCGCCCAACTACGGACCTCCCGATGTCTGGGGGTTTGATGCAACCTATTACCTGGATCTCAAGTCGGGTGGTAACGAATTCCACATTGCAATGGCTCACT TCCTTGCAGGATTTCTGCATGTGCTGGGCGACTTTGCTACCGTCAAGGCGTCATTCCTCACCCAGTATCCGACAGTGAAGCTTCTCGACCAAAGAACTGGCCAGATTGTCGACCCAGCATATCCCAGAAAGGCCCCGGACCACATGTTTGTTCAAGGTGTTCTCAACAAtggcgccatcgccagcgtCAACTATCGCCGTAACCCTCAGCTCGTTGGAAAGCCTACGCGCTGGGTCATCACCGGCACAGAGGGTGAAATCGAGTTCACCGTTGACGGGCCCATGCTGCAAATGGGTAGCCACCCGCGAGAAATTCGCATCAAGACGGCTAAGGAAGAGAACGGGGCTAGAGTGGTTGCATGGGGAGAGGGTACCCCGGCACATGTTGAGGGCGTGGCATTCCCAGGACAGAACACGGCTTACCTGTTTGAAGATTTTGCCGTGAGCAAGGAGGGCGCTCCTGATTTTGAGGACGCATTGAGGTTGCACAAGCTGTTGGATAGGATTCTTAAGGATGCGAACCCCAAGTATGATTGA
- a CDS encoding uncharacterized protein (EggNog:ENOG41), translated as MPISRKKTCVQCRKAKARCSLTLPRCARCIDKGLSCEYAAVTIPRMAPYSTIATNTANDGRSGNLHDGATDFRRVSAKHGRQQLGVHPDPESGPLSESIPLAVDAPVLAPSLDSSDTWPATMQADLGAGADMAFTIASMIEPCHNVMRFMSNIDMHVTQNPATDEADDARLRNPVNGSGTHSNVLAHDSSSCMLTSRRGLTANAILSTRTIFGQVCAYPAMMVSGHALPPFIHSRCALDDSTTYNCAKAQKHECLGKTLSICAALIGMWLERTPASSPFVWETIYKEIAKLDSEYESYDMETSVESMQAMTIYMLLQAQDTDTIVKNDVKFLLTALAHTCQKVHETLEYNTFVDTLDNPLDRKTWALYEATRRTICLIYTVEIFLEVRFRQHDFHSCQKFSNAPLPCIRDLWEVPSTYEWKKRYNAFLRARSAEKILTLGDYKLSQHLSAEEFVRNTTTGDSYGCITKDVLRWCEGLDQLGTLITLASALIKYELESSEIAVGYVKVP; from the exons ATGCCCATATCCAGGAAAAAGACATGCGTCCAGtgcagaaaagcaaaagcccGCTGCAGCCTGACTCTCCCCCGCTGCGCGCGATGCATCGACAAGGGCCTCTCGTGCGAATACGCCGCCGTCACGATCCCGCGCATGGCCCCTTACTCGACCATCGCCACTAACACTGCTAACGATGGTCGATCCGGGAACCTGCATGACGGCGCTACGGATTTCCGGAGAGTCTCCGCCAAGCACGGAAGACAGCAGCTTGGTGTCCATCCGGATCCAGAAAGCGGCCCTCTGAGCGAGTCGATTCCTCTTGCGGTCGATGCGCCGGTGCTGGCTCCGTCTCTGGACTCCTCTGACACTTGGCCGGCCACAATGCAAGCTGATCTCGGGGCTGGAGCTGACATGGCGTTTACCATAGCGTCGATGATAGAGCCTTGCCACAACGTCATGAGATTCATGAGCAACATCGACATGCATGTCACTCAGAATCCAGCCACCGATGAGGCCGACGACGCTCGCCTGCGCAATCCCGTCAACGGCTCAGGCACTCACTCAAATGTCCTCGCCCATGACTCTTCATCTTGCATGCTCACCAGCCGTCGCGGCCTCACAGCAAATGCAATCCTCTCAACGAGGACCATCTTTGGCCAGGTGTGCGCCTATCCCGCCATGATGGTCAGCGGACACGCTCTTCCTCCCTTTATCCACAGCAGATGTGCTCTGGATGACAGTACGACGTATAATTGTGCAAAAGCACAAAAGCACGAATGCCTAGGAAAGACATTAAGTATCTGTGCGGCTCTAATAGGCATGTGGCTGGAGAGAACACCGGCCAGCAGCCCTTTTGTATGGGAGACGATATACAAGGAGATTGCCAAACTGGATAGCGAG TACGAGTCGTATGATATGGAGACATCGGTCGAGTCCATGCAGGCCATGACAATATATATGCTACTCCAAGCACAGGATACAGATACGATAGTCAAAAACGACGTCAAGTTTCTCCTCACGGCATTAGCG CATACTTGCCAAAAAGTACATGAAACCTTGGAGTACAACACATTCGTCGACACTCTCGACAACCCTCTGGATCGCAAAACGTGGGCCCTCTACGAAGCTACACGAAG AACCATATGTCTCATCTATACTGTAGAAATATTCCTCGAAGTCAGATTCCGCCAACACGATTTCCACAGCTGTCAAAAATTCTCCAATGCTCCACTCCCCTGTATCCGCGATCTCTGGGAAGTCCCCTCCACATATGAATGGAAGAAGCGATACAATGCGTTTCTCCGCGCAAGGTCTGCTGAGAAGATACTTACTCTTGGTGATTACAAGCTGTCGCAGCACTTGTCCGCTGAGGAGTTTGTCCGCAACACTACAACTGGGGATAGCTATGGATGTATAACGAAGGATGTGCTGAGGTGGTGTGAGGGCTTGGATCAGCTTGGGACGTTGATTACCCTAGCCTCAGCACTTATCAAGTATGAATTAGAATCGTCAGAGATAGCAGTCGGCTATGTTAAAGTCCCGTAG
- a CDS encoding uncharacterized protein (BUSCO:EOG092D10DF) yields MSAVAHHHRPTTKVTNKPFKSKAASKHELRDRAKGRVPNEKGSRKTPHQQVMSKFDRRNQAKQNRLTKHREHLKDTSIFSGKDAAPRIAAVIPLCADGDAKAAIQSLNSSVDIEADLSSNNFQVSVDRFKQKLQYVALERDLSACLDAASAADFVIIVLSASVEVDALGELILRSVESQGLSTLFTMVQGLDRIEPAKQRPGVMTSLKSFITHFHPEQEKLYSIDNRQDCANLMRSLCSTTPKGIRWRDERSWMLAESVKFASNDSESTIVTGVVRGKGLKADRLIQVGDWGTYQIEKIVAAPLPKNVKKKGEMTIETEEEKILEEPSEDRDDLDQLAPEDVMMDAEDDAAMSVAPSEKKGVLLDEHHYFSDEEDEATAGTKKVPKGTSKYQSAWYLDDVSDSGSDMEDMEMDDENADEEEIGPEDGMEGFAKPEPTEGAPTEYPQSEMMEPDEDEDAVQLEQYRARKRDEAEDDKEFPDEIELHPNVLARERLARYRGLKSLRTSPWQEDEDRAHEPEEWRRLLQIPDYNSSRSRATREALVGGVQPGTRVHVYIKGIPAAAAQSYNPSSPVTLVSLLRHENKKTVVNYLINLSSDYTASIKAKEELIAQCGPRRMVIKPLFSQSGSTPNDVHKYCRYLHPGQSAIATFMGPVTWGAVPVLFFKRTVAGADVEGEGTSNAGLTLIATGTALPPSTSRVVAKRVILAGHPYHIHKKIVTVRYMFFNREDVEWFKAMPLWTKRGRSGFIKEPLGTHGYFKATFDGRINPQDSVAISLYKRVWPRHAVPVTGPLLEAGAVAVEQAQELDGDTMME; encoded by the exons ATGTCCGCCGTggcgcatcatcatcggcccACGACCAAAGTCACCAACAAGCCATTCAAGTCCAAGGCCGCTTCCAAGCATGAGCTGAGGGATCGCGCAAAAG GCCGAGTCCCAAACGAAAAAGGATCGCGCAAAACTCCCCACCAACAAGTCATGTCTAAATTCGACCGACGAAACCAGGCGAAGCAGAATCGTCTCACGAAGCACAGAGAGCATTTGAAGGACACGTCGATTTTCTCTGGGAAAGATGCAGCGCCGAGAATTGCTGCCGTCATTCCTCTTTGCGCTGATGGCGACGCCAAGGCAGCCATCCAGTCGCTAAACAGCAGCGTCGATATCGAGGCCGATCTTAGCAGCAACAACTTCCAGGTGTCGGTCGACCGATTTAAGCAGAAGCTGCAATATGTTGCTCTTGAAAGAGACCTTAGCGCATGCTTGGATGCTGCCAGTGCTGCCGATTTCGTCATCATTGTTCTTTCCGCCTCTGTCGAGGTTGACGCATTGGGAGAGCTGATTCTTCGAAGCGTCGAGAGTCAGGGTTTGTCGACACTGTTCACGATGGTACAAGGGCTTGATAGAATCGAGCCTGCAAAGCAGAGACCTGGTGTCATGACCTCGCTCAAATCCTTCATTACGCACTTCCACCCCGAGCAAGAGAAGCTCTACAGCATCGATAATAGGCAGGATTGCGCCAATCTGATGCGATCCCTCTGCAGCACAACCCCCAAGGGCATCAGGTggagagatgagagaagCTGGATGCTGGCGGAGAGTGTCAAGTTTGCATCGAATGACTCAGAATCCACAATTGTCACTGGTGTGGTTAGGGGTAAAGGGCTGAAGGCGGACCGACTGATACAGGTTGGTGACTGGGGTACATATCAGATCGAAAAGATTGTTGCTGCCCCTCTACCAAAAAACGTtaagaaaaagggagaaaTGACGATTGAGActgaggaagaaaagattcTGGAAGAGCCCTCTGAGGATCGAGATGATTTGGATCAACTCGCGCCCGAAGATGTCATGATGGACGCAGAAGATGATGCCGCCATGTCTGTCGCGCCATCAGAGAAGAAGGGTGTATTGCTAGACGAGCACCATTACTTTtcggatgaagaggatgaagcaaCAGCGGGAACCAAGAAAGTACCCAAGGGAACCTCAAAATACCAGTCCGCTTGGTATCTGGATGATGTATCAGACTCTGGCTCTGACATGGAAGatatggagatggatgatgaaaacgctgatgaggaggagattggTCCTGAGGATGGCATGGAAGGCTTTGCGAAGCCTGAGCCCACAGAAGGTGCTCCTACGGAATATCCCCAGTCTGAGATGATGGAAcccgatgaggatgaggatgctgTACAGCTGGAGCAGTACCGAGCACGGAAGCGCGATGAGGCTGAAGATGACAAGGAGTTCCCTGATGAGATTGAGCTTCACCCTAATGTTCTGGCCAGAGAGAGATTGGCTCGATACCGTGGTCTGAAGAGTCTCCGAACTTCACCTTGgcaggaagatgaggatcgAGCTCACGAACCAGAGGAATGGCGCCGGTTGTTGCAGATTCCTGACTACAACTCTTCGCGATCAAGAGCGACTCGTGAGGCTTTGGTTGGCGGTGTGCAGCCTGGAACTCGCGTTCATGTTTATATCAAGGGTATCCCAGCCGCTGCAGCGCAGTCCTACAACCCCAGCTCGCCAGTCACATTAGTTTCCTTGCTCCGACATGAGAACAAGAAGACTGTGGTTAACTATCTGATCAACCTCAGCTCTGATTATACCGCTTCGATCAAGGCTAAGGAGGAGTTGATTGCTCAGTGCGGCCCTCGAAGAATGGTTATCAAGCCTCTGTTCTCACAGTCTGGCTCGACGCCAAATGACGTACACAAGTACTGCCGATACTTGCACCCTGGTCAATCGGCTATTGCCACATTCATGGGACCTGTTACATGGGGCGCTGTTCCTGTTCTGTTCTTCAAGCGGACTGTTGCGGGTGCAGATGTTGAGGGTGAGGGTACATCCAACGCTGGCCTGACATTGATTGCTACAGGCAcagctcttcctccttcAACGTCCCGCGTTGTTGCCAAGCGCGTCATCCTCGCAGGTCACCCGTACCACATCCATAAGAAGATTGTCACCGTTCGATACATGTTCTTCAACCGTGAGGATGTGGAGTGGTTCAAGGCGATGCCTCTGTGGACTAAGCGCGGACGTAGCGGTTTCATCAAGGAGCCCTTGGGTACTCACGGTTACTTTAAGGCGACGTTTGACGGACGTATCAACCCCCAGGACTCTGTGGcaattagcttatataagaGAGTTTGGCCGCGACATGCAGTCCCAGTTACTGGGCCATTGTTGGAAGCCggcgctgttgctgttgagcAGGCGCAAGAGCTGGATGGAGATACCATGATGGAGTGA
- a CDS encoding uncharacterized protein (BUSCO:EOG092D1LYU): protein MGAETAVARPPTARKSDAIVTKERRTDIATRAEREKARRIREANQAYGRGKQINTKQIKDKKLRRNLKELENKYQNAALKAKDAEILLENESGFLEAEGELERTYKVRQDEIVANVAVETAKKRFELNLDQLGPYLCDYSRNGRELLLGGRKGHVATMDWREGKLGCEIQLGETIRDVKWLHNNQFFAVAQKKYVYIYDRNGVELHCLRKHSEVTHMEFLPYHFLLATMNTGGVLKYQDTSTGQVVAEIPSRLGPPCSLTHNPYNAIIHAGHQNGTVTLWSPNSAEPVVKLLAHRGPVRSIAVDREGRYMVSAGQDAKMAVWDIRMFKEVNTYSTYTPASSVAISDTGLTAVGWGTSTTIWKGLFNKNAATQERVTHPYMKWGREGKTVERVRWCPYEDVLGISHDKGFSSIIIPGAGEANFDAFEANPFETNKQRQETEVRGLLNKLSPEMIALDPNFIGNIDLRSDAQRKAEKDLDAKPTDIAEEIRNRARGKNGALKKYLRKQRKRNIIDEKRMRVDELWKEQQKKNDKKRQEVEEDLGPALSRFAKKE from the exons ATGGGTGCGGAAACAGCCGTCGCGCGGCCCCCCACGGCTCGCAAGAGCGATGCAATTGTCACCAAGGAGCGACGAACAGACATAGCCACTcgcgcagagagagagaaagcccGACGGATAAGGGAAGCCAACCAAGCCTATGGTCGTGGAAAACAGATCAACACCAAGCAGATCAAAGACAAGAAACTCCGGAGAAATTTGAAAGAGCTGGAGAATAAATACCAAAATGCAGCCCTCAAAGCCAAAGATGCCGAGATTCTGCTGGAAAACGAATCAGGGTTCTTGGAGGCCGAAGGAGAGCTGGAGCGAACGTACAAGGTCCGACAAGACGAGATTGTGGCCAATGTTGCGGTCGAGACGGCGAAGAAGCGATTCGAGCTCAACTTGGATCAACTAGGGCCATACCTGTGCGACTACTCGAGGAATGGacgagagctgctgctcggtGGGCGAAAGGGCCACGTCGCGACCATGGACTGGCGAGAAGGCAAACTCGGATGCGAGATCCAGCTGGGGGAAACGATTCGAGATGTCAAGTGGCTGCACAACAACCAATTCTTCGCGGTAGCGCAGAAGAAATACGTTTACATCTACGACCGCAATGGCGTCGAATTACATTGCCTGCGGAAGCACTCCGAGGTCACACACATGGAGTTTCTGCCATACCACTTCCTCTTGGCTACAATG AACACCGGAGGCGTTCTGAAATACCAAGATACCTCAACCGGTCAAGTCGTCGCCGAAATCCCATCCAGACTTGGCCCCCCTTGCTCATTAACTCACAACCCCTACAACGCCATCATCCACGCCGGACATCAGAACGGCACCGTCACCCTCTGGTCACCAAACTCCGCTGAGCCAGTCGTCAAGTTATTAGCACACCGAGGCCCCGTGCGGTCCATTGCGGTCGATCGAGAGGGCCGATACATGGTCTCAGCAGGACAGGACGCGAAAATGGCCGTCTGGGATATTCGAATGTTCAAGGAAGTAAACACCTATTCGACATACACCCCGGCATCTTCCGTCGCCATCTCAGATACCGGCCTCACAGCCGTCGGCTGGGGCACCTCAACGACCATCTGGAAGGGCCTCTTCAACAAGAACGCCGCCACCCAGGAGCGAGTAACGCACCCATACATGAAATGGGGCCGCGAGGGCAAGACGGTCGAGCGCGTCCGCTGGTGCCCCTATGAAGATGTCCTCGGCATCAGCCACGACAAGggcttctcctccatcatcatccccgGCGCCGGAGAGGCCAACTTCGACGCCTTCGAGGCCAACCCCTTCGAGACGAACAAGCAGCGACAGGAGACCGAAGTCCGCGGCCTGCTGAACAAGCTGTCGCCCGAGATGATTGCCCTGGACCCCAACTTCATCGGCAACATCGACCTGAGGTCCGACGCGCAGCGCAAGGCCGAAAAGGACCTGGACGCCAAGCCCACGGACATTGCAGAGGAGATTCGCAACCGCGCGAGAGGAAAGAATGGCGCGTTGAAGAAGTACCTGCGCAAGCAGCGCAAGAGGAATATCATCGACGAGAAGAGGATGCGGGTGGACGAGCTGTGGaaggagcagcagaagaagaacgacAAGAAGCGACAGGAGGTAGAGGAGGATCTGGGGCCGGCGCTGTCGCGGTTTGCAAAGAAGGAGTAG